Proteins from one Mesoplodon densirostris isolate mMesDen1 chromosome 1, mMesDen1 primary haplotype, whole genome shotgun sequence genomic window:
- the SFR1 gene encoding swi5-dependent recombination DNA repair protein 1 homolog isoform X2 has product MESPSDSAVVLPSTPQAVANPPSPRTSSSRKQPMSATLRERLRKTRSSFNSCYGVVKRLKVESEENDQTFAEKPAPSTEENCLEFQENFRHIDSEFEERTYLKNTFKNINACAPKSLDSESCSDLRNDFMNENLPKHGLNKEKAKLVKQIQEKEDLLRRLKLVKMYRSKNDLSQLQMLIKKWRSCSQLLLYELQSAMSEENKKLSLTQLIDHYGLDDKLLHYNRNEEEFIGV; this is encoded by the exons ATGGAAAGTCCATCAGACTCAGCTGTGGTGTTACCTAGCACTCCACAGGCTGTTGCCAATCCACCATCTCCCCGTACAAGCAGTTCAAGAAAACAA CCTATGAGTGCAACCCTTAGGGAACGATTAAGGAAAACTAGATCTTCATTTAATTCTTGTTATGGTGTGGTCAAACGACTTAAAGTAGAGAGTGAAGAAAATGATCAGACCTTTGCAGAGAAACCAGCACCTTCAACAGAAGAAAACTGTTTGgaatttcaagaaaattttaGACACATAGACAGTGAATTTGAAGAACGTACATATTTGAAAAATACCTTCAAGAATATCAATGCATGTGCACCTAAATCACTTGATTCTGAGTCATGCAGTGATCTCCGGAATGACTTTATGAATGAGAATCTTCCCAAACAtggattaaacaaagaaaaagcaaaattggTGAAGCAGATTCAGGAGAAAGAAGACCTTCTTCGGAGGCTAAAACTAGTCAAAATGTATAGATCAAAG aatGACCTATCTCAGTTACAGATGTTAATAAAGAAGTGGAGAAGCTGTAGCCAGCTGTTGCTTTATGAGCTGCAGTCAGCTATGTCTGAGGAGAACAAGAAACTAAGCCTTACTCAGCTGATAGACCACTATGGGTTAGATGATAAATTGCTACactataacagaaatgaagaagaatttATAGGTgtttaa
- the SFR1 gene encoding swi5-dependent recombination DNA repair protein 1 homolog isoform X1: MAEGGSLRCLIENDADRKVKQDFKMESPSDSAVVLPSTPQAVANPPSPRTSSSRKQPMSATLRERLRKTRSSFNSCYGVVKRLKVESEENDQTFAEKPAPSTEENCLEFQENFRHIDSEFEERTYLKNTFKNINACAPKSLDSESCSDLRNDFMNENLPKHGLNKEKAKLVKQIQEKEDLLRRLKLVKMYRSKNDLSQLQMLIKKWRSCSQLLLYELQSAMSEENKKLSLTQLIDHYGLDDKLLHYNRNEEEFIGV, encoded by the exons ATGGCGGAGGGAG GGTCTCTTCGCTGCTTAATCGAAAACGATGCAGACAGGA aagtaAAGCAAGATTTCAAGATGGAAAGTCCATCAGACTCAGCTGTGGTGTTACCTAGCACTCCACAGGCTGTTGCCAATCCACCATCTCCCCGTACAAGCAGTTCAAGAAAACAA CCTATGAGTGCAACCCTTAGGGAACGATTAAGGAAAACTAGATCTTCATTTAATTCTTGTTATGGTGTGGTCAAACGACTTAAAGTAGAGAGTGAAGAAAATGATCAGACCTTTGCAGAGAAACCAGCACCTTCAACAGAAGAAAACTGTTTGgaatttcaagaaaattttaGACACATAGACAGTGAATTTGAAGAACGTACATATTTGAAAAATACCTTCAAGAATATCAATGCATGTGCACCTAAATCACTTGATTCTGAGTCATGCAGTGATCTCCGGAATGACTTTATGAATGAGAATCTTCCCAAACAtggattaaacaaagaaaaagcaaaattggTGAAGCAGATTCAGGAGAAAGAAGACCTTCTTCGGAGGCTAAAACTAGTCAAAATGTATAGATCAAAG aatGACCTATCTCAGTTACAGATGTTAATAAAGAAGTGGAGAAGCTGTAGCCAGCTGTTGCTTTATGAGCTGCAGTCAGCTATGTCTGAGGAGAACAAGAAACTAAGCCTTACTCAGCTGATAGACCACTATGGGTTAGATGATAAATTGCTACactataacagaaatgaagaagaatttATAGGTgtttaa